The following are encoded together in the Dyella terrae genome:
- a CDS encoding amidohydrolase, which yields MTTGDNAPDLILHGGRITTLDRGLPEAQAVAIADGRFVSVGRDAEVMPLAGPRTRVIDLKGQRVLPGLIDNHLHIIRGGLNYNLELRWDGVRSLADAMAMLKQQVAITPAPQWVRVVGGFTEHQFAEKRLPTIDELNAVAPDTPVFLLHLYDRAILNGAALRAVGYTKDTPESPGGQIMRDGAGNPTGLLLAKPNAAILYATLAKGPKLPFDYQLNSTRHFMRELNRLGVTGAIDAGGGFQNYPDDYAVIEKLAAENQLTIRLAYNLFTQKPKQEKEDFLNWTSSSKYKQGDDYFRHNGAGEMLVFSAADFEDFRQPRPDMPPQMEGELEEVVRVLAENRWPWRMHATYDETISRSLDVFEKVNRDIPLQGLNWFFDHAETISERSIDRIAALGGGVAVQHRMAYQGEYFVERYGPAAAQTTPPVKRMLEKGLRTSAGTDATRVASYNPWVSLSWLVTGKTVGGLSLYPRSNCLDRETALRMWTENVTWFSNEEGKKGQIKAGQLADLIVPDRDFFACPEADIADTTSVLTIVGGRVVYGSGGFSSFEDVTVPPAMPEWSPVRTYGGYGAWAQQRDATPAVSVATCACNHGCSVHGHDHVGAWSSRLPVSDLKSFWGALGCACWAV from the coding sequence ATGACCACCGGCGATAACGCACCCGATCTGATTCTTCATGGTGGACGCATCACCACGCTCGATCGCGGACTGCCCGAGGCACAGGCAGTGGCCATCGCCGATGGCCGCTTCGTGTCCGTGGGGCGCGATGCCGAGGTCATGCCGCTGGCGGGGCCGCGCACGCGCGTGATCGACCTCAAGGGTCAGCGCGTTTTGCCGGGCTTAATCGACAATCACCTGCACATCATCCGCGGTGGCCTCAATTACAACCTGGAGTTGCGTTGGGATGGCGTGCGCTCGCTCGCCGACGCCATGGCCATGCTCAAGCAGCAGGTGGCGATTACGCCAGCACCGCAATGGGTGCGCGTGGTGGGTGGCTTTACCGAGCATCAGTTTGCCGAGAAGCGCTTGCCGACCATCGACGAACTCAACGCTGTTGCACCGGATACGCCGGTGTTCCTGCTGCACCTGTACGACCGCGCCATTCTCAATGGTGCAGCCCTGCGTGCGGTGGGCTATACCAAGGACACGCCGGAGTCGCCGGGCGGGCAGATCATGCGCGATGGCGCCGGCAATCCCACTGGCCTGCTGCTGGCCAAGCCGAACGCTGCGATCCTGTATGCGACGTTGGCGAAAGGGCCGAAACTGCCGTTCGACTACCAGCTCAACTCCACGCGCCACTTCATGCGCGAGCTGAATCGCCTTGGCGTCACTGGCGCCATCGATGCGGGTGGCGGCTTCCAGAATTACCCTGACGACTACGCCGTCATCGAGAAACTCGCAGCAGAAAACCAGCTCACCATTCGCCTCGCCTACAACCTGTTCACGCAGAAGCCGAAGCAGGAGAAGGAAGACTTTCTCAACTGGACGAGTAGTTCGAAGTACAAGCAGGGTGACGATTACTTTCGCCACAATGGCGCGGGTGAAATGCTGGTGTTTTCGGCAGCGGACTTCGAGGACTTCCGGCAGCCACGCCCGGACATGCCGCCGCAGATGGAAGGCGAGCTGGAAGAGGTCGTGCGTGTGCTGGCCGAAAACCGTTGGCCCTGGCGCATGCATGCCACCTATGACGAAACGATCAGCCGCTCGTTGGACGTGTTCGAGAAGGTCAATCGCGACATCCCGCTGCAGGGGCTCAACTGGTTCTTCGACCACGCGGAAACCATTTCCGAGCGCTCCATCGACCGCATCGCCGCGCTAGGTGGCGGCGTGGCCGTGCAGCATCGCATGGCGTATCAGGGCGAGTATTTCGTCGAGCGTTATGGCCCAGCCGCCGCGCAGACGACGCCGCCGGTGAAGCGCATGTTGGAAAAGGGTTTGCGCACCTCGGCGGGCACCGATGCAACGCGTGTGGCGTCGTACAACCCGTGGGTGTCGCTGTCTTGGCTGGTGACCGGAAAAACGGTTGGCGGGCTGAGCTTGTATCCGCGTAGCAACTGTCTTGATCGCGAGACGGCGCTGCGCATGTGGACCGAGAACGTCACGTGGTTCTCCAATGAGGAGGGTAAGAAGGGCCAGATTAAAGCGGGGCAGCTCGCTGACCTGATCGTGCCCGATCGCGACTTCTTTGCTTGCCCCGAAGCGGATATCGCCGACACCACCTCGGTGCTGACCATCGTCGGTGGCCGCGTGGTGTACGGCAGCGGCGGTTTCTCCTCGTTCGAGGATGTGACCGTGCCGCCGGCGATGCCCGAGTGGTCGCCGGTGCGGACCTATGGCGGATACGGTGCCTGGGCGCAGCAGCGAGATGCGACGCCGGCTGTATCTGTCGCAACCTGCGCCTGCAATCACGGATGCTCGGTGCATGGCCACGATCACGTCGGTGCGTGGTCGAGTCGTTTGCCGGTATCGGACCTCAAGTCGTTCTGGGGCGCACTGGGTTGCGCGTGCTGGGCGGTGTGA
- a CDS encoding DoxX family membrane protein, whose amino-acid sequence MATITSVRGRVVCRYRTSSRSGAHWVARAGRCDHGHRDILIERLAGALCLAAGALAGLARPMRGLPAGWVTESMDIPAAIAETAHFGMSPAGPVTFAVIVLELGASLAILSGRGRWVGALLLAAFTLAATFMANRFWAVPVAERFGVTNAFFEHLGLVGGFLLVAWHDLRDRATPSSSAGY is encoded by the coding sequence ATGGCCACGATCACGTCGGTGCGTGGTCGAGTCGTTTGCCGGTATCGGACCTCAAGTCGTTCTGGGGCGCACTGGGTTGCGCGTGCTGGGCGGTGTGACCATGGCCACCGCGACATCCTCATCGAAAGGTTGGCGGGAGCGCTTTGCCTCGCCGCTGGTGCACTGGCTGGCCTTGCTCGGCCTATGCGCGGCTTACCTGCAGGGTGGGTTACAGAAAGCATGGATATCCCGGCGGCCATCGCCGAAACGGCCCACTTCGGAATGTCGCCAGCGGGGCCGGTGACGTTCGCGGTGATCGTGCTGGAACTTGGCGCGTCGCTGGCCATTCTCAGCGGACGTGGGCGTTGGGTGGGGGCATTGCTGCTCGCGGCCTTCACGTTGGCTGCAACCTTCATGGCCAATCGTTTCTGGGCGGTGCCCGTCGCGGAGCGATTTGGCGTGACGAACGCTTTTTTTGAACACCTCGGCTTGGTCGGTGGCTTCCTGCTGGTGGCATGGCATGACTTGCGCGACCGGGCGACACCTTCTTCATCCGCTGGTTACTGA
- a CDS encoding glyoxalase codes for MRTYSKLLALALGFSAAGVASLPVFAKEAPATPMVAVGSQYDTTHVYVAPADVDRFVESFLATFGGQSTKQGIATVTPTPSSTSTQLLQTPVGTVSLFGFRTPIPHPFGDERTGYLVTDIDVAVKAARAAGADVIVQTFPDPIGRDVVIQWPGGVNMQLYWHTTPPNYAPFQTVPENRVYVSPDRAGAFVKSFLTFSHGKVVADDAKAPGVEIGRSGDTFHRIRIESTFGKMTVLVTDGHLPYPYGHEMTGYEVTSLSDTLTKAKAHGVKVLVEPYTSEGRESTVVEFPGGYVAEIHASASH; via the coding sequence ATGCGCACGTATTCAAAGCTTCTCGCTCTCGCCCTTGGCTTCAGTGCGGCCGGGGTCGCATCGTTGCCCGTTTTTGCCAAGGAAGCGCCGGCCACGCCGATGGTGGCGGTGGGGTCGCAGTACGACACCACGCACGTTTACGTTGCTCCGGCAGATGTGGATCGCTTCGTGGAGAGCTTCCTCGCCACGTTCGGTGGTCAGAGCACTAAGCAAGGCATTGCAACGGTGACGCCCACGCCCAGCAGCACCAGCACCCAGTTGTTGCAAACGCCGGTAGGCACGGTGTCGCTGTTCGGCTTCCGCACGCCGATCCCGCATCCGTTCGGCGATGAACGCACGGGTTATCTGGTGACCGACATCGACGTGGCGGTCAAGGCGGCCCGTGCGGCCGGCGCGGATGTCATCGTACAGACCTTTCCCGACCCGATCGGTCGCGACGTGGTCATCCAGTGGCCGGGCGGCGTGAATATGCAGCTCTACTGGCATACCACGCCGCCGAACTACGCGCCGTTCCAGACTGTCCCGGAAAACCGCGTCTACGTATCGCCGGATCGCGCGGGTGCATTCGTGAAGAGTTTCCTGACGTTCTCGCACGGCAAGGTGGTTGCTGACGATGCCAAGGCGCCCGGCGTGGAAATCGGCCGGAGTGGCGATACGTTCCACCGCATCCGCATCGAGTCCACCTTCGGGAAGATGACGGTGCTCGTCACCGACGGGCACCTGCCGTATCCGTATGGCCATGAGATGACCGGCTATGAAGTGACGAGCCTTTCCGACACGCTGACCAAGGCCAAGGCGCATGGCGTGAAGGTGTTGGTGGAGCCGTATACCAGCGAAGGTCGCGAATCGACGGTGGTGGAATTCCCGGGTGGTTACGTGGCTGAAATCCACGCTAGCGCCAGCCACTGA
- a CDS encoding alginate export family protein, with translation MSPSCIGAGAIVAPARSMAAGMMFGLGLASVAVNAQEVSADSTQVTPVQNVAERPALRSNRWQEDWSVLADPSLRTQWGDALKYLSLSNSDTKTYLSFGVNLRERTEMQDAASFGIGHNPNNTYLLQRFQLHADLHFASYWQAFVQFEDARTMNKQVISGADRNPWDLRLAFVAYVRTFAGGTFKARVGRQDFAFDLQRFVSLRDGPNVRQSFDAIWADWEGSKWRFIGFLSQPVQYNDEHPFDDISSHHFRFHTLRVERLLWGKDELSAYYSLYSRDNTHYLDAVGDEHRDVYDVRFAGNQSGVDWDLEAMAQRGHVGAKDIDAWGTGARVGYTWPVTWSPRIGLQMDAASGDRHPGDGTVGTFNPLFPNGYYFTLAAYTGYTNLRHVKPSVTIKPVSRLTLMAAVGFQWRESTADAIYVQPNIPLPGTAGQGSKWTGAYGQVRADYAFNANFTGAVEAVHYDVGRAIRMAGGRDADYVGVEGKFMW, from the coding sequence TTGAGCCCTTCATGTATCGGTGCGGGGGCGATCGTTGCTCCCGCACGCTCCATGGCGGCGGGGATGATGTTCGGCCTGGGTCTTGCGTCGGTCGCGGTCAACGCGCAAGAGGTTAGTGCGGATTCGACACAAGTGACGCCCGTCCAGAATGTGGCCGAGAGACCCGCATTGCGCAGCAATCGCTGGCAGGAGGATTGGTCGGTGCTGGCTGATCCTTCGTTGCGCACGCAATGGGGCGATGCGCTCAAGTATCTGTCGCTGAGTAATAGTGATACGAAGACTTATCTGTCGTTCGGCGTGAATTTGCGTGAGCGAACGGAAATGCAGGACGCCGCCAGCTTCGGCATCGGCCACAACCCGAACAACACCTATCTGTTGCAACGCTTCCAGCTGCACGCCGATCTGCATTTCGCCAGCTATTGGCAGGCGTTCGTGCAGTTTGAGGATGCGCGCACCATGAACAAACAGGTGATCAGCGGTGCCGACCGCAATCCCTGGGATCTGCGGTTGGCCTTCGTCGCTTATGTGCGGACCTTCGCCGGCGGCACCTTCAAGGCGCGCGTGGGTCGCCAGGATTTTGCCTTTGACCTACAGCGCTTCGTGTCGTTGCGCGATGGTCCGAACGTGCGGCAGTCGTTCGATGCGATCTGGGCCGATTGGGAGGGCAGCAAGTGGCGCTTTATCGGCTTTCTCAGTCAGCCTGTGCAATACAACGACGAGCACCCGTTCGACGATATATCCAGCCACCATTTCCGTTTCCACACGCTGCGCGTCGAGCGTCTGCTATGGGGCAAGGACGAGCTTTCGGCTTATTACTCGCTCTACAGTCGGGACAACACGCACTATCTCGACGCGGTGGGCGATGAGCATCGCGACGTGTATGACGTGCGCTTCGCTGGCAACCAATCGGGCGTGGATTGGGATCTGGAAGCCATGGCGCAGCGCGGCCATGTTGGTGCGAAGGATATTGACGCCTGGGGTACCGGCGCGCGGGTCGGTTACACCTGGCCTGTCACCTGGTCACCGCGAATCGGATTACAGATGGATGCAGCCTCGGGGGATCGTCATCCGGGTGATGGCACGGTGGGTACGTTCAATCCCCTGTTTCCCAATGGCTATTACTTCACGTTAGCGGCCTATACCGGTTACACCAATCTGCGGCACGTCAAACCCAGTGTGACCATCAAGCCGGTGAGCCGACTCACACTGATGGCTGCAGTGGGATTTCAATGGCGCGAATCCACTGCCGATGCCATCTACGTGCAGCCGAATATTCCGCTGCCCGGCACGGCTGGACAGGGAAGCAAATGGACCGGTGCGTACGGCCAGGTGCGCGCGGACTACGCCTTCAACGCCAACTTCACCGGTGCGGTAGAGGCTGTGCATTATGACGTGGGGCGTGCGATACGCATGGCCGGTGGACGCGACGCCGACTACGTCGGCGTCGAAGGGAAGTTCATGTGGTGA
- a CDS encoding YoaK family protein: MNEKPLLPTILSVIAGYVDTAGFLALHGLFTAHVTGNFVTIGAALVSGTSGIVAKLLALPVFCVFVIGARLLRYRLIDAGQPVVRSLLSIKLALLVAAMVLAIYYGPFPQGDSWAATLTGMTLVGAMAIQNAVHRVHLGSSPPSTLMTGTTTQIMLDVADRIRGVPAAQQAALNGRLRRMSFAVLAFAIGCAAGALFYAFGGMWCFVVPPLLSVAAVLRYGDADPEPMPTS; this comes from the coding sequence ATGAATGAAAAACCTTTGTTGCCGACCATCCTCAGTGTGATAGCCGGCTATGTCGATACGGCGGGCTTTCTGGCGCTGCACGGTCTGTTCACGGCGCATGTCACGGGCAACTTTGTCACCATCGGGGCGGCGCTGGTGTCGGGAACGTCGGGCATCGTGGCCAAGTTGCTGGCGCTGCCGGTGTTCTGCGTTTTCGTTATCGGTGCGCGACTGCTTCGTTATCGCCTGATCGATGCCGGGCAGCCCGTGGTGCGCTCGCTGCTGTCGATCAAGCTGGCGTTGTTGGTGGCGGCGATGGTGCTGGCCATCTACTACGGGCCCTTCCCGCAGGGTGACAGTTGGGCTGCGACGTTGACCGGCATGACCCTGGTGGGCGCCATGGCCATCCAGAACGCCGTGCACCGCGTGCATTTGGGCAGCTCGCCGCCGTCGACATTGATGACGGGCACTACCACGCAAATCATGCTGGACGTGGCCGATCGCATTCGTGGCGTGCCTGCGGCGCAGCAGGCCGCCCTGAATGGTCGGCTCAGGCGCATGAGTTTTGCCGTGCTGGCGTTCGCCATCGGCTGTGCGGCGGGTGCGTTGTTTTATGCCTTTGGCGGCATGTGGTGCTTTGTCGTACCGCCCTTGCTGAGCGTGGCGGCGGTGTTGCGATATGGCGATGCCGATCCCGAGCCAATGCCGACATCGTAA
- a CDS encoding Dps family protein, producing the protein MGKTSKAKTDTSSAKVRQKAPLNTPSALGEKATRDISAELNALLADVLAVYLKTKNFHWHMSGPYFRDYHLLLDEQSDQIYATVDPIAERVRKLGGTTLRSLGHAKRLARLSDNDADFVTPDDMLAELREDNQRLAGYMRATHELCDEYRDVATASLLENWIDEAERRVWFLFETSRHS; encoded by the coding sequence ATGGGCAAGACAAGCAAGGCCAAGACAGATACCAGTAGTGCGAAGGTCCGCCAAAAGGCGCCCCTCAATACGCCATCGGCGCTGGGTGAAAAGGCTACGCGCGATATCTCGGCAGAGCTGAATGCGCTGCTGGCTGATGTCCTGGCTGTGTACCTGAAGACCAAGAACTTCCATTGGCACATGTCCGGGCCGTATTTCCGCGACTATCACCTACTGCTCGACGAGCAGTCGGACCAGATCTATGCCACGGTGGACCCTATTGCCGAGCGCGTGCGCAAGCTGGGCGGCACCACGCTGCGTTCGCTCGGGCACGCCAAGCGACTGGCTCGCCTGTCCGACAACGACGCGGACTTCGTGACGCCGGACGACATGCTGGCCGAGCTGCGCGAAGACAATCAGCGCCTGGCCGGTTACATGCGCGCCACGCATGAGCTCTGCGACGAGTACCGCGACGTCGCCACGGCCAGCTTGCTAGAGAACTGGATCGACGAGGCCGAGCGCCGCGTGTGGTTCCTGTTCGAGACCAGCCGTCACTCCTGA
- a CDS encoding aspartyl/asparaginyl beta-hydroxylase domain-containing protein: MDSLYELSSRAIRRLYDARINTPPVLDIDTCFPDGHRFHDAWEVIRGEAMAVLEGAQPIPRFHEIMPTQAEISATDGRDWRMFLLKIYGQDIHANLARCPFLAELLAACPGVLSATLSFLAPHKHIPRHSGPFRGILRYQLNLEAPLAEDGLPAAVLWLAGEEHRMGSGEQLLWDDTYPHEVWNRCEQTRIALLLDVYRPDMPLDLRLLSSAVTKGVGMVARWRGIA, translated from the coding sequence ATGGATTCGCTCTATGAGCTGTCGTCGCGGGCCATCCGCCGCCTTTACGACGCACGCATCAATACGCCACCCGTACTCGATATCGACACCTGCTTCCCCGACGGCCACCGCTTTCACGACGCATGGGAGGTCATCCGCGGCGAGGCGATGGCCGTGCTCGAGGGCGCCCAGCCCATTCCGCGTTTCCACGAAATCATGCCAACCCAGGCCGAGATCTCGGCCACCGATGGACGTGACTGGCGCATGTTTCTGCTCAAGATCTACGGGCAGGACATCCACGCCAACCTGGCGCGCTGCCCGTTTCTCGCCGAGTTGCTGGCCGCCTGCCCCGGCGTACTGTCGGCCACGCTCTCCTTCCTTGCCCCGCACAAGCACATACCGCGTCACAGCGGGCCGTTCCGGGGAATCCTGCGCTATCAGCTCAACCTGGAAGCCCCACTTGCCGAGGACGGACTTCCCGCCGCCGTGTTATGGCTGGCTGGCGAAGAACATCGAATGGGCAGTGGTGAGCAGCTGTTGTGGGACGACACTTATCCGCACGAGGTGTGGAACCGCTGCGAGCAAACGCGCATCGCCTTGCTATTGGACGTCTATCGCCCGGACATGCCGCTCGACCTGCGCCTGCTATCGAGCGCTGTCACCAAAGGGGTCGGCATGGTCGCGCGCTGGCGCGGCATCGCCTGA
- a CDS encoding thioredoxin family protein, with translation MPQTHRRMKNPLLASLLLAMLPSVGVHAADAKAPLTIDEALKVSAEQHRPVLVDFQAVWCYSCYYMASHVLNGPEWDAVQRKAIVVEADADSPDGQTWMKKLNASFLPSYVVLDEHGNELGRISAEQPREKFYPKVNAILATGNTLDGLKQKALKGSDDDIASVLEAYQARSEGNEGLDWFAALPTARQQNARKNSRTVVALDQLTLIKALAAKDNTAVIASAQKVLAQDIGCQRPYVLDNLLDATDKLPAAERKALLATQRKPLDTYVSTQVLVAKPACADQRSAVLTSAELDETLGDQAAATALLDRAITQTRQRLGSNLASDRNLADNLRIYLTRAKRTAELDDYQRKLIAAYPDDYVYAYRYGRSLVDTGKPADALPYLAQAANKAYGANRLAVALQRVKALKALHRDDEAKKLADGVLETNGPWFPKQAEALKAALKA, from the coding sequence ATGCCTCAGACCCACCGCCGCATGAAGAATCCGCTGCTTGCCTCCTTGCTACTCGCCATGCTCCCCAGCGTCGGCGTGCACGCAGCAGATGCCAAGGCGCCACTCACCATCGACGAAGCCCTGAAGGTGTCTGCCGAGCAACATCGCCCAGTGCTGGTCGATTTCCAGGCGGTGTGGTGCTACTCGTGCTACTACATGGCCAGCCACGTGCTGAACGGCCCGGAATGGGACGCTGTGCAACGCAAGGCCATCGTGGTCGAGGCCGACGCCGATTCGCCGGATGGCCAGACTTGGATGAAGAAACTCAATGCATCCTTCCTGCCCAGTTACGTGGTGCTGGACGAGCACGGCAATGAGCTCGGCCGTATCTCGGCGGAGCAGCCGCGCGAAAAGTTCTATCCGAAGGTCAACGCCATCCTCGCCACGGGCAACACGCTGGATGGCCTGAAGCAGAAAGCACTCAAGGGTAGCGACGACGATATCGCCAGCGTGCTCGAGGCGTATCAGGCGCGCTCCGAGGGCAATGAGGGCCTGGACTGGTTTGCAGCCTTACCCACAGCGCGGCAACAGAATGCCCGCAAGAACAGCCGCACTGTCGTGGCGCTTGATCAACTCACGCTGATCAAGGCTCTCGCAGCCAAGGACAACACTGCAGTAATCGCCAGTGCACAGAAAGTGCTGGCGCAGGACATCGGCTGTCAGCGCCCGTACGTACTCGACAATCTGCTCGATGCCACCGACAAATTGCCTGCCGCCGAACGCAAGGCCCTGCTCGCCACGCAGCGCAAACCGCTCGACACTTACGTCAGTACACAGGTGCTCGTTGCCAAACCCGCCTGCGCTGACCAGCGCAGCGCCGTGCTGACCAGCGCTGAATTGGACGAAACGCTTGGCGATCAGGCTGCTGCCACGGCCCTTCTTGATCGCGCCATCACGCAGACACGCCAGCGCCTTGGCAGCAACCTCGCCAGCGATCGCAATCTCGCCGACAACCTGCGCATCTACCTGACACGCGCCAAGCGCACCGCAGAGCTGGATGACTATCAACGCAAGCTGATCGCCGCCTATCCGGACGACTACGTCTATGCGTACCGTTACGGCCGCAGCCTGGTGGATACGGGCAAGCCTGCCGATGCATTGCCTTATCTCGCACAGGCCGCCAACAAGGCTTATGGCGCCAACCGCCTCGCCGTAGCGTTGCAGCGCGTGAAGGCACTGAAGGCTCTTCATCGCGACGATGAAGCCAAGAAGCTTGCCGATGGCGTGCTGGAAACCAATGGCCCGTGGTTCCCCAAGCAAGCTGAAGCACTGAAGGCCGCACTCAAGGCCTGA